A genomic stretch from Spongiibacter nanhainus includes:
- a CDS encoding NAD-dependent epimerase/dehydratase family protein, with protein MKVLVTGATGFVGAHTALALLEAGHELRLLVRDRQRAQRWFAERGHHLDDWLVGSMEDATLVESGMAGCDAVVHAAAAVNLDARHAAQTRSMNLDGVRNVIGSAVRQGIQRVIYVSSLAVLMHPEVRRYREDGPLSPAGDAYTASKLACEEAVRAMQSAGAPVVITYPSSVMGPDDPGLSESNAAVKTFVEKFVPLTESGLQIVDVRDVAQAHCQLLSQPPEGNPCNARFILGGHYLSWSQVAGALRATGLPVRTLRLPGALLRITGVVFDVLRRFVSIDFPLSRETARIATGLRPADSQRIRQLYGRPFREATQTLADTVDWLVAAGHIPAPSGASVSPNTEI; from the coding sequence ATGAAAGTTCTGGTGACCGGTGCAACTGGCTTTGTCGGCGCCCACACCGCATTGGCGTTGCTGGAGGCGGGGCACGAACTGCGTTTGTTAGTGCGTGACCGCCAGCGCGCTCAGCGTTGGTTTGCCGAACGCGGTCATCACCTCGACGACTGGCTGGTGGGCAGTATGGAGGACGCCACGCTGGTGGAATCGGGGATGGCCGGTTGTGACGCCGTTGTCCATGCGGCAGCGGCGGTCAACTTGGATGCCCGCCACGCCGCCCAGACCCGGTCGATGAACCTGGACGGGGTGCGCAATGTGATCGGCAGTGCGGTGCGGCAGGGTATTCAGCGGGTGATCTATGTCTCGAGTTTGGCGGTGCTGATGCACCCGGAAGTCCGCCGCTATCGTGAGGACGGGCCGCTGTCTCCGGCAGGGGATGCCTACACGGCGTCGAAATTGGCCTGCGAGGAGGCGGTGCGGGCGATGCAGTCTGCTGGGGCGCCGGTAGTGATTACCTACCCCTCTTCGGTGATGGGGCCCGACGATCCGGGCCTGTCAGAGAGCAATGCCGCAGTGAAGACCTTTGTCGAGAAATTTGTGCCTTTGACGGAGTCCGGCCTGCAAATCGTCGACGTGCGGGACGTGGCTCAGGCCCACTGTCAGCTGTTGAGTCAGCCGCCGGAGGGCAATCCATGTAATGCCCGTTTTATTCTTGGCGGCCACTACCTGAGCTGGTCACAGGTGGCCGGGGCGCTGCGGGCGACAGGGCTACCAGTGCGGACGCTGCGGTTGCCGGGGGCACTGCTGCGGATCACAGGGGTGGTGTTTGATGTACTGCGCCGCTTTGTCAGCATTGACTTTCCCCTTTCCCGAGAGACGGCGCGTATCGCCACCGGCCTGCGACCGGCTGACTCGCAAAGAATCCGCCAGCTCTATGGCCGCCCCTTTCGGGAGGCGACACAGACCCTCGCTGACACCGTCGATTGGCTGGTGGCAGCTGGGCATATTCCTGCGCCCTCCGGCGCCAGCGTTTCCCCCAACACAGAAATATAA
- a CDS encoding cytochrome P450: MTTSTVTNQAKPAAVSGGGAEPPRASGGLPVLGQMLNFVRNPYQFVKGLADRHGEIVSFKLLGQRIVLLTGEEASTLFYRSSDEQLDQSAAYKLMTPIFGEGLVFDAPNDRKNEQLKSLMPSLRMEAMRDHSHKIVKEVEESIADWGDSGEIDLVDFMKRLTINTASHCLLGREFRYELSEEFAEIYHDLEQGVHPLAYHFPGLPLPRFRRRDRARARLQTLVGGIVERRKAQTDKPTDMFQSLIDMRYEDGSALDDNEITGLLVGAIFAGHHTSSGTAAWVLLELLRHPDYLRRVNRELDTLLGAEGAVSFQSLREVPTLENALKEVLRLHPPLIILMRKVSEPLTFKHYRIAEGDMVWTSPPVTHRIASLFANPFVFDPDRFSKERGEDRRLMAYQPFGGGKHKCSGNAFAMFQIKAIFAILLRRYDFELVDAPDSYVDNYAEMIVQPMTPCRVRYRRRDPASFSSRLGSSAETGAETDTLARCPAHSQRAEPQSEQLVEQSLLVEVDRQLCQGHAMCTGEAPEVFKVNDDGVLTIVDNTVSEARRKRIEAAVAHCPNQALRIVKAAH; the protein is encoded by the coding sequence ATGACCACAAGCACAGTGACGAACCAGGCCAAACCCGCCGCCGTTTCCGGTGGCGGTGCCGAGCCACCCCGCGCCTCGGGCGGTCTGCCGGTATTGGGGCAGATGCTGAATTTCGTCCGCAATCCCTATCAGTTTGTAAAGGGGCTAGCCGACCGCCACGGCGAGATTGTGAGCTTCAAATTACTGGGGCAGCGGATTGTGCTGCTTACCGGCGAGGAGGCCAGTACGCTGTTTTACCGCTCCTCCGACGAGCAACTGGATCAGTCTGCGGCTTACAAGCTCATGACGCCGATCTTTGGTGAGGGGCTGGTCTTTGATGCACCCAATGATCGCAAGAACGAGCAGCTTAAGTCCCTGATGCCGTCGCTGCGTATGGAGGCGATGCGGGATCATTCCCATAAGATAGTGAAGGAAGTCGAAGAGAGCATTGCCGACTGGGGGGACAGCGGTGAAATCGATCTGGTCGATTTTATGAAGCGCCTCACCATCAACACCGCTAGTCACTGTCTGCTGGGCCGGGAATTTCGCTATGAATTGAGCGAGGAATTTGCCGAGATTTACCACGATTTGGAGCAGGGGGTGCACCCCCTGGCCTACCATTTTCCCGGTTTGCCTTTGCCGCGTTTTCGCCGCCGGGACAGAGCCCGGGCGCGCCTGCAAACTCTGGTAGGGGGAATCGTCGAACGGCGCAAGGCGCAGACCGATAAACCCACCGACATGTTTCAAAGCCTGATTGATATGCGCTATGAGGATGGCTCGGCGCTGGATGATAACGAGATAACCGGTTTGCTGGTGGGTGCCATCTTTGCCGGCCACCACACCAGCTCCGGCACGGCTGCCTGGGTGTTGCTGGAATTGCTTCGCCACCCGGACTATCTGCGCCGGGTTAATCGGGAGCTGGATACCCTGCTGGGCGCAGAGGGTGCGGTGAGTTTTCAAAGCCTGCGGGAAGTGCCGACACTGGAAAATGCCTTAAAGGAAGTGCTGCGCCTGCACCCGCCGCTGATCATATTAATGAGAAAGGTGTCCGAGCCCCTGACCTTCAAACACTACCGCATTGCCGAGGGCGATATGGTGTGGACCTCGCCACCGGTGACTCACCGCATTGCCTCTCTGTTTGCCAATCCCTTTGTGTTTGATCCCGACCGCTTTAGTAAAGAGCGGGGGGAAGACCGTCGGCTAATGGCTTACCAACCCTTTGGTGGTGGTAAGCACAAGTGCTCTGGCAACGCCTTTGCCATGTTTCAGATCAAGGCCATTTTCGCCATTTTGCTGCGCCGCTATGACTTTGAACTGGTGGATGCGCCGGACAGTTATGTCGACAACTATGCCGAGATGATTGTGCAGCCGATGACGCCTTGTCGGGTCCGTTACCGCCGTCGGGATCCCGCCAGCTTTTCCTCTCGCCTTGGCTCGAGCGCTGAGACGGGGGCTGAGACCGACACCCTGGCTCGGTGCCCCGCCCACAGCCAGCGGGCAGAACCGCAAAGCGAGCAGCTAGTCGAGCAGAGCCTGTTGGTCGAGGTGGACCGGCAGCTGTGTCAGGGACACGCCATGTGTACCGGGGAGGCGCCGGAAGTCTTCAAGGTGAATGACGACGGTGTGTTGACCATTGTTGATAACACAGTAAGCGAGGCGCGGAGAAAGCGCATAGAGGCCGCCGTGGCCCACTGCCCCAACCAGGCGCTGCGCATTGTTAAGGCCGCCCATTAA
- a CDS encoding TetR/AcrR family transcriptional regulator, giving the protein MNPISRQSIYNDTQQRILDATINCVKLWGLEKTSLNDIAKQAGVTRPTVYSYYPSRDAVIRAALLQSGYAFGERVIDHIRRFASARERLLEAVLFAIEQLPLEPYLTLVTRSDIPSQFYEDALIDSEGLHICLAIFDAVFEDSDHSDQDKLDIMELSIRLTLSLLVLRGPTTRSTKELRGFLERRLLPAAGL; this is encoded by the coding sequence ATGAACCCAATAAGCCGACAAAGCATCTACAACGACACCCAGCAGCGTATCCTCGACGCCACCATCAACTGCGTGAAGCTCTGGGGGCTGGAGAAAACCAGCCTCAACGACATCGCCAAACAGGCCGGCGTGACCCGGCCGACGGTGTACAGCTACTACCCCAGTCGCGACGCAGTGATCCGTGCCGCCCTGCTTCAATCCGGCTACGCCTTTGGCGAGCGGGTCATCGACCATATCCGCCGCTTTGCCTCGGCCCGTGAACGCCTGCTTGAGGCAGTGCTGTTTGCCATTGAGCAACTCCCCCTTGAACCTTATCTGACCCTGGTGACCCGCTCGGACATCCCCAGCCAGTTTTATGAGGACGCGCTGATCGACAGCGAGGGCCTACACATTTGCCTGGCGATCTTCGACGCTGTTTTTGAAGACAGTGACCACAGCGATCAGGACAAGCTCGACATCATGGAGCTCAGCATCCGCCTCACGCTGTCACTGCTGGTGCTGCGCGGCCCAACCACCCGCAGCACCAAAGAGCTGCGGGGCTTTTTAGAACGGCGCTTGCTGCCCGCGGCGGGGCTGTAA
- a CDS encoding nuclear transport factor 2 family protein, protein MMAESESAFRERTETNRATALEFMARLSAGDVEGFVALYHPEASLWTSGQTLISGTYTREQIAASAGAVLEAFPQGLRFEVQATTAEGDRVAVEAVSEGQHASGQVYRNRYHFLFRFRDGQVIQLKEYMDTEAVTEVLCGGQRPGGQ, encoded by the coding sequence ATGATGGCAGAGAGTGAGTCGGCCTTTCGGGAGCGCACTGAGACCAACCGGGCGACGGCGCTGGAGTTTATGGCCCGCCTGTCGGCGGGGGATGTGGAGGGCTTTGTTGCCCTCTATCACCCGGAAGCAAGCTTGTGGACCTCGGGACAGACATTGATATCCGGTACTTACACTCGGGAGCAGATAGCCGCGTCGGCGGGTGCTGTGCTGGAAGCCTTTCCCCAGGGTTTGCGTTTTGAGGTGCAGGCCACCACCGCCGAGGGAGACCGGGTGGCGGTTGAGGCAGTGAGTGAAGGCCAACATGCCTCGGGGCAGGTCTACCGCAACCGCTATCACTTTCTGTTTCGATTTCGAGACGGCCAAGTGATCCAGCTAAAAGAGTATATGGACACCGAAGCGGTCACCGAGGTGCTCTGCGGCGGTCAGCGACCCGGCGGGCAATGA
- a CDS encoding carboxymuconolactone decarboxylase family protein — protein MSDSKRDQGIARYHEVYCNQLPEPPAEGEDRFFDFMLGSLFGELWSDDTLSIRDRRLLLLGAIAAQGEEMTFSIQAESAYRRGELSPEQLEEAVLFLTQYVGYPRASKLRLTLLGLIDKWRKAAETE, from the coding sequence ATGAGCGATTCAAAACGCGACCAGGGTATTGCCCGCTATCACGAGGTGTACTGCAACCAGCTGCCGGAGCCGCCGGCGGAAGGGGAGGATCGCTTCTTCGACTTTATGTTGGGCTCGCTGTTTGGCGAGCTCTGGAGCGATGACACTCTGAGTATCCGCGACCGGCGTTTGCTGTTGTTGGGGGCCATCGCCGCCCAGGGTGAGGAAATGACCTTTTCCATCCAGGCAGAGTCGGCCTACCGCCGGGGCGAGCTCAGTCCGGAGCAGCTAGAGGAGGCCGTGTTGTTTTTAACCCAGTATGTGGGCTATCCCCGGGCCTCTAAGTTGCGACTGACCTTGTTGGGCCTGATCGATAAATGGCGCAAGGCTGCGGAGACTGAATGA
- a CDS encoding SDR family oxidoreductase, protein MSFKDKVVVVTGAGQGIGEAYAKRCAAEGMKVVVAELNAEQGERVVADIRADGGDALFVRTDVGDEQSCLDCAAAAMDRYQQIDYLINNAAIFGDMKIEGYLNVDMDYLEKFMRVNVHGALLMARACVPHMPKGSAIVNQSSTAAWMNMGFYGVAKLAVNGLTGSLARELGWRKIRINAIAPGPTETQALRNTAGDYADELVKQMPISRVGTPDDMADAVLFLLSDKASWITGHILNVDGGQFMRV, encoded by the coding sequence ATGAGCTTTAAAGACAAAGTTGTGGTGGTAACCGGGGCCGGGCAGGGCATTGGCGAGGCCTATGCCAAGCGCTGCGCCGCCGAAGGGATGAAAGTTGTAGTCGCCGAGCTCAATGCCGAGCAGGGCGAGCGGGTGGTGGCGGACATCCGCGCAGACGGCGGCGACGCGCTGTTTGTGCGCACCGACGTGGGGGATGAGCAGTCCTGCCTGGATTGCGCGGCGGCGGCTATGGATCGCTATCAGCAGATCGACTACCTGATCAACAATGCCGCGATTTTTGGCGACATGAAAATCGAGGGCTACCTGAATGTCGATATGGATTACCTGGAAAAATTTATGCGGGTCAATGTTCACGGTGCCTTGTTGATGGCCCGGGCCTGCGTGCCCCACATGCCCAAGGGCAGCGCTATCGTCAATCAGTCCTCCACGGCAGCGTGGATGAATATGGGCTTTTATGGTGTGGCCAAGCTGGCCGTCAACGGTTTAACCGGATCGCTGGCCCGGGAGCTGGGCTGGCGCAAAATCCGTATCAACGCCATCGCGCCGGGCCCTACCGAAACCCAGGCACTGCGCAATACCGCCGGTGATTATGCCGATGAGCTGGTGAAACAAATGCCCATCAGCCGGGTGGGCACCCCGGACGATATGGCCGACGCCGTGTTGTTTCTGCTCTCGGATAAGGCGTCGTGGATTACCGGACATATTCTCAATGTCGACGGCGGCCAGTTTATGCGGGTTTAA
- a CDS encoding 2Fe-2S iron-sulfur cluster-binding protein produces MAAITYIEYNGEAHTVEVEEGMSLMEGATLNMIPGIEGMCGGICSCATCHCFIQLEDQAAMPAIAEGEEAMLEGVSERRAESRLSCQVPVTEAMDGLRIRLPEHQE; encoded by the coding sequence ATGGCAGCGATTACCTACATAGAATACAACGGCGAGGCCCACACGGTGGAGGTCGAAGAGGGCATGAGCTTGATGGAGGGCGCCACTCTCAACATGATCCCGGGCATCGAGGGTATGTGCGGTGGTATCTGTTCCTGCGCCACCTGCCACTGTTTTATCCAACTCGAAGACCAAGCTGCTATGCCCGCCATTGCCGAAGGGGAAGAGGCCATGCTGGAGGGCGTATCCGAACGCCGGGCGGAGAGCCGCCTCAGTTGTCAGGTACCGGTGACCGAGGCCATGGATGGTTTGCGCATCCGCTTGCCTGAGCACCAGGAGTGA